The nucleotide window GGAATGACCGAGCTCgggagagcgcctacgtatcccgtttCAGGAATTAGGTCGAAACGTAGTTCGGGGTaaatatatcaattttttttttgtgagaccGAACTCAAAAGAGTGCCTACGCATCCCAAaatgggaatcaggtcataacgtagttaaacatacataattttggatttttgggtTAAAGCGACCGAGCTTGGAAAAGCGCCTATGTATCCCATTATAAGTATAGGGAATCAGGTCCTTGCGTAGTTCGTACATGGTTTTTTCTAAAAATGCAAACTTACAAGCAAAGGAAACATGATTAAAGCAACATAAACTATAAAAGCTCTAAATTTTCACAGTCATCTTCTTCTTTACACGTAGTATCTCTTGATGGCATCTGAATTTATTGCTCTTGGCCACTCTTGACCATCCATTTCAGCAAGTACTACGGCTCCTCCTGATAgtacttttcacaccatatagGGGCCTTGCCAGTTTGGTGCTAATTTTCCTTTGCATTCTTCTTGATTAGGAAATATTCATTTGAGCACCAATTGCCCGATttgaaaaaccctagttctcaCATGCTTAGTAAAAGCCCGCGCCATTCTTTGTTGGTACAATTGACCATGacaaacaacaatcattcgCTTTTCATCTATCAAAGCAAGTTGCTCATACCTCTTGCGGATCCATTCCGCATCGTCCAACTCAGCTTCTAATATTATTCAAAGTGAAGGGATTTCTACTTCGGCTGGTATTACTGCTTCAGTGCCATACACCAACAGGTACGGAGTGGCCCCAGTTGAAGTTCTGGTAGTGGTAAGATATCCTAGTAATGCATATGGCAGTTGTTCATGCCAGTCTTTGTAGTTATCAATCATCTTTCTGAggattttcttgatgtttttgttggttgCTTCCACAGCTCCATTCATTTGTGGCCGGTATGCGGTTGAATTTCGATGAGTGATTCGGAACTGTGCACACATGTCCTTCATCAAGTGGCTATTCAAATTAGCCCAATTGTCTGTTGTGATTGATTCTGGGATACCAATtcggcatatgatgttgttgcgCACAAAATCTGtgaccactttctttgttactAATGAATAAGATGttgcttccacccacttggtgaagtagtctatggcGACCAAAATGAAGCGGTGTTTGTTTGACATAGCTGGCTCAATTGGCCCTATGACATCCATGTCCCATGTCACGATCCAAACCCATAgaccgtgacgagtgcccgatcactcctgaccaagcacccctaaactcggACTTGCCATATCTTTGAATAACCCGGTGGCCCATTTCTAAATCATATCTAAGCGATAGCATCTGCTGCAAAACTTATGCAATGAACTCTGTCTCGAAACACTCATAATTTATACACgtcgatatgtatatataggcatacGTGCAACGGATGACAGCACAGTCCGATATGGCCACTACATGCACTGTACCAAAAATAGGAGACCACAAAGCTACATGATATTCTcactatatacaactgtctacagacctctatggactCTAGCTATAGAAAgataggacaaggccctgtcatacccacaTCTGTACACATCataaatagcataccaaaagctgcagctccggattAAGTGCATCGCACTAGCTGCGGCTGGGGAGATCCTACTGGTCTGGCCCGTCCGAAtgactacctgaacctgcgggcatgaacgcagcgtccacaagaagggacgtcagtacgaacagtgtattgagtatgtaaggcatgaatagtaacataataagagataccgaacatggaaaataacataatgaaagtatgaagataaagtaatataaaagagatcaacttgtgcctctgaatgcctttttaaggcgGATGTTGTGCacgcttagcttttaaaaaaaagacttttccatatatacatatataatatcttgtccggccgttaaggcgcggtaatatatatagcatcttgtccggccattaaggtaCGATTTTGTCCGGCCACGTAGACgcggtgttatatatatatatatatatatatatatatatatatatagtatcttgtccggccattaaggcacggtgaaatacatataatttcttgtccggccattaaggctcggtaaATATCTaaattacacatatataaatacatataacatgcacgagagcccaattaaatgttacttctctatcggagtgacgtaaggttggtagcctccgatttatattatggaacaatcattatcgctatatcttaccttgaaggaacaagtaacataaggtgagaccaacaacaatgaataaaatcaagaaggtcatgaaataaactcaataatctcataataacatcgaaatcataaacttggaacctttaaacataaaatcatcattttcattgtaatcatcatagaatcattctcatctttaacatcatgagaagctttaagaatcatgaacttctagcttttgaaaacaaggaggttatggaaacatttatggaatcataacataggaatcatgcctttgaaagaaagggacgagccttaacatgccTTTTTGGGCGCCTattacttaacgcttatccttccaagctcgtaaatctacattcaagagaattcataccattgttaggcttatcgtcatatgcttatcttaagtcttcgaattaattccttttaaattctgccgaaattcggacagcatctcccttgtattctttacctcctccaaataccaaaacaactcccaaacaataccaacaacatcaacaacaatattcataacaatatattccctaaaacatcccacacgatgtttctccaatttccAAACCAACcgtaacaacatccataataccataatcaaagaattatattcaatttaatctcaaattaatccaaaattctctttcaaaatcacctcatggccatcaacttcaattcaactctttatgacttttctcctatgattctttcctttctataaattgctaaacctttacgtcatctcaatcatgtaaataatagtaGGAAAAATATACCTTATAgtggaagaacttcactttattcacccctttccaagattaagttcatcaccaccttgaagagaaacaagaacaatcatcttccatgaattttctttgagattttgatgttgatattccctattgatgatatggaaaggttgtgGAAGATTATGGAGGGTTATGGAGTATTATGGAAGTTTGTGGAAATTTATGGAGAGTTATGCAAGGTTATAGAACCCTCAAGAGTTCTCAAGAATTCTTTAGAAATATGAAGGATGAGaagatggtgaaaatgatgtaaattaatgggttagacgggtatttataggtgtgttggGTCGGGGTTACTGTAGCACCCCGGGTACTGTAGCAATGTTTTTCTGCTCCGTCcacctaacttgtaacgtccataactccctGCTCAGATGTCGCATTGATGAacagtttgttgcattggaaactagactcgaagaacttcattttaagcttttaaaatgccttaaaaatctttatatacccagagatatacccctccaaatttgacccaaaattctgtccagaattctgtcaaaatttttccaaatttttgactaaCTTATTTCTCCACTTTTCTTGGTCCCGGAGACTTCAGAAactttccatacatgatatttatcattgatcatacttgataatagaCGTTtactttggttccaaggttgtccttcccggatacgacttacgagatcgtaattcatcctttacttcattgttacgtacgaTTCATacctgtagcagtactgtagcatgCATTTCTGCtatgtcagctgaacttgtaacgtctataattctctactccaatgtcctattgatgagcggtttattgcgttagaaactagactcgacgaacttcattttaggctttagTTTCACTTCaacacacttcatatgctaagagatattcatccctcaaattggatcaaaattttcacacaaaacattacccatcctttctccaaagtctacTACTCCGCTTcatccactcatttccttataaaaccttccgtcataccttatatacatctttcaatcattaaatatacttaataatgcttgctccttatattccaaagtggttttgcttaaccataactcaacgtacttatgtttcaaattcgATAAGTGCTTTTTGAAGATACGGGTGTAAcaattcttgacccctcaaggtatgtaaatgatttctacccttatatttaagtaggttatcaagagtttagtgatgttaagtgaagagaaggtaattgtggaagtgttaagttgatgaagggcaatgtagtgatatatggttgttttaagagatgattagaAACGGGTTtacgatatatatattgatacgtgtgtgtgtgtatgtgtgtgttgtcattgttaatgtgagtattgtagttgatgtgggatcaaatgagaagttggagagttgtaagcttacaaggaaattattgtttatagttcGTTGAGCTTTATAAGCATTTGAGGATGGCTAGTAAGcgaagtaaatagcctaattaagcctTATGTTATCTCAATTGTAGACAtgcaagttcaagaggtagaagttgggtgATTGcatatacttcaaggtatgataagactaacctttccttcttttagcatgatcctatgatatgatccaacaagcgagtaagcgagattacatattactctactcttagaagtattagcaatacttcagtctttgatgttcatgtaccccatttataAGAAATCCTTcagttcatgggtccagtcttatgtagcgCGATTCGCATACGCTactattcatgcattacatttatTATATACTATGTCTATTAACCCGTGTCTAGAAGACGTTATATGCGCAcacatatcaggcgttatacacgcgaatattagatatatgtaaagtatgagaagaggtataggcgttatatacgcgttgctactatgatgatgatatttattatggccacagaggagcTAATACGATATGACAAGATGCTATAGAGGCTTACAAgcgttatatatgcacatatatcaggcgttatatacgcactcatatagatgcacgaccatcattgataggtatgagcatgcatattatgtccCGCCACGCAGGCATTATCGATTCTGTACATTTATGCGATTTGcgtatactagttcatacaagtacatgcagatagtcatttgAGTTTATGAGTTCgtatcttatccatgattcttatgtatatatatgttattgttcttatgtcttacatactcgcacattatccGTATACCTCGTTGTTCGGAGGGCCGCCGTTCATGCCCAGTTGTATAGGGGAGCATTGTGATTGTGTGGTCTAGCTCGTGAGGATCCTTTAATCTAGTACTTTCCGCCGTGACGCTCCATCCGATCCGTAGCTTACAAATGCCGCTTGGTATGCCCTTTTGAgatatgtatgcatatgggtacgACTgtggccctgtcccgtccttttcTATAGCCTTTTATTCCCGTAGAGTGTCCGTAGATGGGGCCATGTAGTAGTCCGATGATGTATCCTTGCTCGCCCCTATTCTTTATGTACAAGATATAGCAACCTAGCCGGCTTGCACTATTTTTCTTCCGCATGTCAGGTATATATACGCGTATTCGGCCGCGTAGTTCTAATGGTTCTTTACgagattagtttgtgccatttatgggcttGATGTTCGATGTTCTTAGATAagtatttaggggtgtttggtcgctgcAGAGGCATGACTTCCCGTCACGgtccatcggtttgggtcgtgacaaagtggtatcggaaggcAGGCTTCGTCCCTAGGGTTATCTACGGattgtgtctagtggagtcttgtttatgagtgttgcgccacacttataaatcgggggctacaagacatttaggatgatgtcattctttctctctcaaGATTGTGCGATAGCCACGTGTTAGGCGTTTTCGCTTTCgatgaaattatgatttcagcgttgcctcccaagaaagcTATAGCCGGAAGGGGCAAGAAAGCCACAGTGAGGCCACTAGTCGCACTCGACGGGCCACGAGGGCCCATGATGAGATTCGGAGTGAGGGGTCGTCGAGACATCATCACATACACCGCTCCGAAGACCTTTTTGATTCCTCGGCCGGATGCACCGACGGGATGTGGGATGCTGTACGGTTGCGACTCGTATTAGTAGCCGCCTGTGCCCGCGGggggagttggtgttgaccgGTGCGACGAGAccggtagttcgagggttaagacctcCTCGTCGGGTCCTCCGAGTTTTCGTGGTAAGTAATATGGACCcccatgatttcattgatggtatgaagaggactttgagggttatgcataCGGATGAGATCGAGTCCGTAGAATTGGCTTTTTATAGGCTGCGTGATATTACAGTAAAGTGGTATCGTACTGGGAGTTATCTGGGGAGAGAATGCCCTCCAGCCGTGTGGCGAGAGAGTTCTCGCATGCCTttatccgccattatttgcctccCGAGGTCGCGAGCCCGAGCAGACAGATTCTTACGTGATCGTAAGCAAGATGAGTGTCCGTGGGTATTGGTGTATTTTGATTCAATGGTCAGATATGCTCCTGCCCATTGTGGCcgagatggaggatagagttcatcgtTTCGTGCCGGTCTAGGGACACATTTGATTGATGCTTGTACGATCGCCGCATTACGCCATTTTgtgcatggatatctcccgaATACAGGCATATGCGCAGAATTTGGAGGATCGCAAGTGCCAGAGGAGGAAAGATCGTGATCGTGACCGGGGCCATGGTAATAGGTCCAGATCTTTTGATAGTGGGGGTGAGTTtaggggaggacagagacagcaACTTCCTCGATATTCTTTTCATTCAGCAGCGAGTGCATCTCCGTGGTTTCTAGGTTTGAGATTTGATCGGTCTCATTATTCCGGAGCAAAGCTGCAGTTCTAGCAGCACCAGGCTGCGTGTCAAGACAAACCGAAGTCAGCCGATGTAGACCCCTTTGCCGCGATGTGCCCAGTATGGTAAGTTACACGCCGGTCAGTGTCGACTGGGATCAGAtggttgttatgcttgtggccagctGGGCCACAGGGTGAGGGAGTGCCCGAAGAGGATTGGTACAGGTACGGTTCAGCCTATAGGGTCTGTAGCTGGCTCTTTTTTTGTAGTGCACCCTTCAGGGCACGTTTTTCCGACGGCGGGAAGGCGAGGGTAGAGGGAGGAGTTGGAGCATCCGGCCGAGCGGTCCCCGCACCGCGTATATGCATTGGCTTGGTGGCAGGACCGTGCGATGTCTCCGATGTTGCTACgtgtatattatcgattttctcccatgatgtttatgcacggattgatccaggttccactttgtcatatgttacaccatttgttgctggcaagtttgggatagagctcGATAtgatcaaacctttcgaggtgtctACACCAGTCGGTGATCCGATTATAGCTAGGAGAGTATACCGAGACTGTGTTAttatagtttgtgaccgccataccgtagcagatttgattgagttagatatgattgattttgatgttattatgggcatggaccggttggcttcttgttatgctaatattgactgtagaacaaagatggttcgatttcagttcccAGGAAAACCCgtttagagtggaagggtaatgctgcttcgcctaggggtaggtttatttcctaccttaaggtagagaaAATGATCAGagaagggtatatttttcatctagttcgagttcaagatgtgcaacCAGAGTCGCCGACCTTTCAGTCTATTCtttggttaatgagttcccagaagtGTTTTCAGAtaagcttccaggcattcccccagagagagagattgatttttctatttatctattgccagatactctgccaatatctatccctccttataggatggcacctgcgaagttgaaaaagttgaaggaacagttgaaagatttgctcgagaagggctttatcaggcctagtacatcgccgCGTGGAGCCCCAATGtactatttgtaagaaagaaggatggctttttccgaatgtgtattgattatagacaattaaataaggtgactgtaaagaataagtatccgctcccgaggatcAATGATTTGTTCGATCAGTTGCAAGGTGCTAAAtatttttcgaagatagacttgaggtcaggatacCACCAGCTTAGGGTGAAGGAAGAAGACATTCTGAAGacggcattccggactagatatggccactataagttccgtgttatgtcgttcgggctaactaatgccccaaccgtattcatggatttgatgaatcgtgtgttcaggccctttctatatttgttcgtgattgtgttcatagatgatattttggtttattcgcCGTCAGAGGCCGATCATGAAAAACATCTACGGAcagtgcttggaattcttcgaggtaaagagtggtataccaagttttctaagtgtgaattctggttgaactTTGTGGgttttctgggtcacattatttcagaggaAGGCGCtagagtggatgcccaaaagattgaggctgtgaagaattggccaaggcctatgGCACCaatggagatacgtagtttcttgggcttggcaggttactatagaaggtttgtagaaggattttcctctctttcagccccattaaTTGACTCAGATATCAGCTAGGTTCccatggacagatgcttgtgacgcagttttcagatattgaaggataagctaactttagcaccagttttgactcttccaggtAGGAGCGGATGGCTacgtggtatattgtgatgcttcgtgTTGGATTGGGCCGTGTATTGATACATATGGTAAGGGTTGTcgttatgcttctagacagttgaagaagcacgagaagaattatccaacccatgatcttgagttagcggcagtgattcatgccttgaagatatggaggcactacttatacggtgtctatgttgatatctatactgatcataagagtctccagtacatctttacgcAGAAGGATTTGAACTTGTGTCAGAGGCGATGCttggagaggttaaaagattatgatgtggatattttgtatcatcccgggaaggctaatgtagtagccgatgccgtCAGTCATAAATATATGGGTAGCTTATCGCACGTGTCGCCAGAGAGAAATGGTCCGTGAGATTCATCGATTTGCTAACCTCagagttcgattgatagattcaggtgataGCGAGATTGGACGACACGGCGGTATCATCCTTGGTAGTTGAGATAAAGGAGCTTCGCATGAGGATCCGTTCTAGCGCATTACCGAGATACAAATTGACTCctaaaagaaaagacaccctttgtgatcacgGGACGATGGAGGCGCGAACGCAGTAAGGTTATATGTTCCTAATGCTACGGGGCTCCGATGGCGGGGGGGAGGCACATTACTCAAGCTTATTCTATTCACCTAGGCtcaacgaagatgtaccatgatctcaaggtaAAGTTTATTGCGTGGGATGGAACGAAagagatatagcggaatttgtcGCTCGGTGTTCAAATTATCGGCGCAGTCAAAATAGAACACCGAAGTTCTGATATAAAGAGACTATGGAGATCccgacatggaagtgggaggtcattaatatggactttgttACGGGTTGCCCCCGTACTTAAGGAAGTGTGATTTGATccgggtcatagttgataggctcacaaaaAGTCGGCTCACTTTAAGTCGTGGAACTACTTAGAAAATAacgaagattatgcaaagctttatatgaaggagattgtacgacttatGGTGTTCCTTCAACCATTATTTCGAGAGGGGAGCACGGTTCACTCTATCGAGGTGTGAAAACTTGATCTTTGATGTTTATGTACCCCATTTGGCGAGTGATCCTTCTGCTCATGGGTCCGGTCTTATGCGACCATTCGTTcgtacagtttattcatgcattacattcattatatatttatgtacattgaccgcgactagaaggcattatatacgtaTTACTACTATTATGATAATATTGATTATACCACGAAGAGCCAATATGATGGACGAGATAATAGGAAGAGGtataggcattatatacgcattactactatgatgatgatattgattatggccacagaggagccaatatgatatgacgagatgccgtagaggcttacaggcgttatatacgcgttaCTACTacgatgatgatattgattatggccacagaggagccaatatgatatgacgagatgccGTAGAGGCTTACACgcattatatacgcactcaTATAGATGCACGGTCATtattgataggtatgagcatgcatattatgtgtcCTCAGAGGCATTATCAGTTACGCAGATTTATGCAGATtcaggcagatactagttcatacaagtacatgcagtcagtcatttcagcctatgagttcagatcttgtccatgattctcatgtgtatatatatgttgtcgctcttatgccttacatacttagtacattatccgtactgactccccgttgctcgagGGGCTacgttcatacccgcaggtacaGGGAGACAGACAGGTGGACCGGCCTCGCAGGACCTCTAGGAGGCACGCTCCATTCGGTTCGGTACGCCctttttgagatgtgtatgcatatgggcaCGACGGGCCCGTCCCGTCCCTTTCACAACCTTCATTCCAAAGAGGTTGTATacgttgtatgtagtagtcgatgatgtagccttgtcagcttctatttttttgtgtacagtatatgtagcagcctagctggcttgcactgttcttccgcatgttgtgtatatatatgcagatatTACGAAGTTCTGATGGTTcccttttatgagattagtttgtgccatttatggtcccttgatgttcagtatgtctCAGATAAGTagttaggggtgtttggtcgctaaaGGCCAGACTCCTGTCACGgtccatcggtttgggtcgtgacacttatagTCAGATGATATCCATACTTGatgtttcatatgttgtctcACAGGtgattatgatagccttgttggctcgtatAGTATGTCCAGCATATCTATATAGATAATCTTCAGATTATCTGATACAAGCATGCTTTCTTTATAATTCTATTGAGTATCATATGATAGCCTATCGACCCACGTATGTTCCTATTGATGTCACAGATGTACGACAGATGGTACTTGACTAATACGGTtaggtgcccatcatggccctccagttgggtcgtgacatgagtCTTCGTCATTTTCACCTTTTCTCCTCATGATCTCTTTTCTTCTGATTCATTCAACCACTGCACGTGATGACTCTTTCATATAGAGCTTTTTTTCATGCTTGTTCTTTTCTTCAATGAACTGCTCTGTGACTGAGTCATCTTCATCTCCTTTATTATGTCTGCATCTATATCTATGAGAACATGTATGTGCAATCGTTCTATTACTCCCGTGTTTACTTTTCCCACTTGTGTCTAAAATTCACAGGTTTTTGTTCATTTTGCCAATCATCAAAGCTCAGACGTGCAAGTACCAACAGAAATGATAGAAACGGGAACCCCATGCAAACGAATTATCTCTCTAATGTAGATTTTAGCCAACTTCTCTGAAATATAAGTGGTCTGAACGGGTATGAagtgagcagacttagtcaaaCGATTCACTATGACCCAAATGGCATCAAACATTCCCAAAGTCTGTGGTTATCCTACTAGAAAATCCATAGCAATCCATTCCTATTTCCACCCGAGAATGGGCATCCTCCGAGAAATTCGACAAGACTGTTGGTGCTAGtatttcacttgttggcaattcagACACCGACACACAAACCCTtttatgtccctcttcatactaCACTACCAGTAATGTTGTTTCGAATCCCAATACATCTTTGTAGCCCCtgaatgaatagaatacctcgaactatgagcctcctcCATGATCAATCTAGTCAAATCCCCCACTTGGGGAATACATATGCGACCCTTGATCCTCAAAACACCCTCATAATCTAGAATTGCCTCATTGGCTTTTCCTTGCAACACGTTGTCCCGAATCTTACGCAACTTCGCATCATCAAACTGTCCAGCCCTAATCTCCTCCAATGAAGAAGACCGAGTTTCCACACAAGATAGAACCTTGCCCGGTTGCGAAATAACAAGTCTCACCATGCTATTTGCTAGAGACTAAACATCCATAGCCAAATGACCCTCTCCAACCGGTAATAAAGCTaggctacccatactcaccAACTACCTACTCAAGGAACCCGCCACTACGCTGGTCTTACCCTGATGACAAAGAATGGTCAAATCATAGTCTTtgaacaactccaaccatctcCGCTGTCTCAAATTAACATCCTTCTGATTAAATATGTGTTGAAGACTTCGGTGATCGGTAAACACCTCACAATACACACAATAGAGATAATGACCCAAAATCTTTAAAGTAAAGACCACTTCAACCAACTTTAAGGCATaagtgggataattcttttcgtgcaCCTTCAACTACCTTGAAGAGTAGTGTTGGTACTAGCTAGACTAATGCATATATGATTTTTGATGATTGAAAAAAGTTGAACAACGATTGACCTTAATGCCATGAAGAAGACAAACCAGGTCCAGATACAGGAAAGGATGCCAACGCTAGACATCTGGTTGAATGAAGCAGAAGTTCCAGATAGTTTAAAAAGTCTGAAATGGCAGCCAATAGAGGATGGTAAAAATAGGTCCAATGACATGTTCCATTGGAATAAAGCAGTAGAGACAAGTAGACAAGCATAGTACCAAGGCAGGTGGAATGCAGATCAGATAGTTAATGACTGGTCCACTTATATGATCTATCACAGAGGCACATGCAGAGCAGAGAAGATAAAGAGATAAGATGACTCAGTGGAAGAAGCTGTTATGAAATAGAACAAGTAGGCAAACTTTTCTATACAAATGAGTCATCAAGTACAGTGGAGGAATAAGATATAGTGGATAAATAACTAACAATGGTAAGATAATGAAGAAGAGGATAGGTGAAGTGACTCAGACCCAGAAGACAATGTTTAGAAGGAAGAAGTTCTTCAGCTAAATAGTTTATAAACAAAGAATGTGAATCAGGTTAATAGAAGAACCAAGTTTGCAAACATGTTCAATCACAGAGCAAGAACAAAATCAGATATCAAAGATTAAatgcatgattcattccaacaatgaataaatgcACGTGAAGACGACAAACACAGAGCTAGACATGATCAATTAACCAAAAGCAGACTCAAGAAGAAGTCAGAAGTATGAACGTGAAAGGGATGATGAAACATGTATAAGAACATATTCCATCTCAGACAGTGCAGAGATTCAGAAGCCGACGA belongs to Lycium ferocissimum isolate CSIRO_LF1 unplaced genomic scaffold, AGI_CSIRO_Lferr_CH_V1 ctg2921, whole genome shotgun sequence and includes:
- the LOC132043843 gene encoding uncharacterized protein LOC132043843: MDVIGPIEPAMSNKHRFILVAIDYFTKWVEATSYSLVTKKVVTDFVRNNIICRIGIPESITTDNWANLNSHLMKDMCAQFRITHRNSTAYRPQMNGAVEATNKNIKKILRKMIDNYKDWHEQLPYALLGYLTTTRTSTGATPYLLVYGTEAVIPAEVEIPSL